Genomic DNA from Caldicellulosiruptor hydrothermalis 108:
ATATTCTAAGCTCACAGTTAATTGTCTATAAAAAAGAAGAGAACACAAAATTAAATCTAAGTAGTGAAGAATTGAACAAAAGACTTCCCCCTAACCAAGATCAGATGTTTACTCTTTTAGATCTCCAAAGATTAGCACAACAATTTAATGTGGAAATCTCCGATTATTCTATTTCTCAAAAACAAAAGTTGAACAATTCCTTTGGTAATGAATTTGATGATATTTTTTATTTTTCTTCTCATCAAACATGGAGAATGAAATATGAGGATTTTAAGAAGCTTTTTGAAATGCAGAAGTTTTTTTATCCTCTTTACTCTATAGATTCTTTCACATTGATAAATTCTGAAGATAAAATAGTGGCAGATTTTGAAATTAAGTTTTATGGTTACGAAGACAGATTTGCGAAAAAGAGAGAACTTTCATTTCCAAATATAGTTACGGGGAAAAATAATATTTTTAAATAGACAGGGTTAGGAGTTTTTGTAAAGGAGAAGTACAAAATGAAACAAAGTGGTTTTACACTTATAGAAGTAATAGTTGTAGTGGCTATAATTTATATTTTGTTAATTCCGATAGGAAACTTGTTGCAGCAAATACTAAATGCTAACATAAAAACAGAGAAAAACTTTGAATTAGCAAAAGTTTTGAATAAAACGATTGAAGAAGTAGTGCATTTCTTGAAAGATATAAATCCATCATTTGTTGGTCAAAATTCTGTTAATGTAAAAGATAATAACGGAAATGTGGTGTACAGGATAATATATGAAGTTTCAAACTATGATAATTTTGAAGTGACACAAGATGTTTATAATTACCGAGAAGAACTTAAAAAAGTTGATTTAGAAATATTAGATAAAAACAATAATAATATCAAGTCACTTACATATTTTATTAGGGTGAATCAATGATGAAAAACTTTATAAGAAGCTCCAGCAAAGGGTCAGCATTAATAATTGTGATAGTTTTTTTTACTGTATTGCTTCTTCTTGTTGCAGGCACGATGGAACTTGCCCTCACCTCGTTAATACATAGTAAAGAGACAATAAACAAGACACAAACTTCAACTGCTGCAGATAGTGCGATGGAATATATTCTGTTTTATATTAGCAAAGCGATTGCTCAAGCAAAAAGGCTTACATATGCTCAGTTTTTTGATTCAACTGGAAGGTTGATTTACACGGGTGATAGTTTTGAAAATGATTATTTAAATACTTTCAATAGCTATATAGCTGATTTTTTTGAAAACAGAGGTAACAGAATTGGAATTGATATGAAACTCGCAGATAATAGTTCAGTTCAAGTTTCAAATGTATCTGAACTTATTTTGCTGGCAAGACAAAGTTGTGAATATATTAGCAATATATCTTTTTCCAGATCAGGAAATTCATATATTTTAGAAGTTGAAGCTTTAGATTCTACTACGAAAACAAAGAGGGTAGAAAGATGTGTATTTACAATTCCTTCCCCATTTGAAAAAGTCGAGATTGTTTCTAATTCTTCATCCCCAGACACTTTATTACCCTATTTGTTAGCGTGGGATAGCAATATATTTGATTTTACCACTTATGGCCTTTTTAGCAGTGACAAAATCATATTTAACAATAACATAACGGTTACCACACGAAATATGTACAGCAGTAGCGATATAACACTTCGAAGTGACAACAATAGACCAGGAGATTATACTATTAAGGCTGATAACATTATTGTGAAAAATGGAAGTTTTATCTTTGGAGGAAACAATAAGGTAGTAGTTAACAATTTGATGTACACAAAAAATGGGATAACTTTTAATGGAAACAACAATAGACTTGAATCAAACTCTCTTCTTTTCTCGGATGGGACTATCTCTCTTAGTGGAAAAGATGAAATAGTAGCAAATGCATTGTTTTGTGATACATTGGATATTAGAAATGGGAGCAGCAATTTAGTCACTATAAATGAATTTGCATATTTTAATAAATTAAATATCTGGACTGACAAAATGGTCTTGAAATCAAATTCTAAGCTTTTTGGAGGAGATATAGAAATAAGAAATGATGGTATTCTGTCTGCAGATGTCGGAACAGTTGTATATGCTAACAATCTGGATATTATTGGTTCATCTGCAACTATTGATGCTCCTGATACTGTGCTCTATTGTAATAACTTAAAAATAGATGGAGAAGTAAAGCTAAACGTAAAGAAAATTGTTTGTAGTGGAACGATTACTATTTCTAATTTAAATTCAGGAACGAATATAAGAGTTTCAGATAAAATTGAGTGCAGAAGTATTCCCCAAAATATACCCTCAGGTATTCGGAATTTGTTTGTTCAAAATCCAAATGTAAATTTTCAAATTCCTTATCCCACTATTCCCGCGATTATAGAGGAAATAAAGAAGAATACATTTCCAACTAATTGGATTAGACTTGATAACATTGTGGAAGACAAAAAAGATATTAACGGAGCAAATTATTATTCACTTGTGTCTACAGGACAGAATAGTAATGACATAAATGAAATATTTAACAAGAATAAACCTAACAATCCACATTCTAATGTTCAGATTTTCGTTATTACAAAAAGTGGAATCAATGTACCACCAGATCAAAACCATTTGGATGGAGTTTTAATAGCAAATGGGTCTCTTCAGTTCAATGGAGGTAACTTAAATATCGAGTATGTTAGAATGCCTCAACCACTTATAGACTATTTATTGAGCAAGAACATAATAAAAATAGAAAATGTTCAGCCACCTGTAATTAGTAATCCTACAGTTACTTTTTTGCCTCGAGATGTGAATTTGTTTATCATTGCACGTCATTTTGTAGTTAAATAAGATATTAATGTTAATAGAGGAGTCAAAAACCATTGCAATTTGTGTTGGAATTAAGTATTATAATAAAAGAGAATTTTCTAAACAAAGTAAAATGGTAAATTAGAAAATAAAGACATATGTCGACAAAGGCAAACCTGTCGAAAGGCAGGGGCGCAAAGCCATGGGCCTGTCGGAAGTACAGCTTCCTATGGTCGCCAGGCTGCCGAAACATATGTCAAAGAAGAGTGAGTAAAAGTTGGTTGAGTGAAAGGAGCAAACACTCACTTTATTTTCTTTGACTGTAGGCACCTGGCGAGAAGTCAGGTGCTTTAATTGTTTTGTAACAAGCTTTTTGATAAATGAAGAAAGGTCTGCGGGGAATAGAAAATAGAAAATCCCTCTATCCTCATAACCCCTCGAACTCCTAAAATACATTTTGAGCCGACCATCCTTTTGGTCGGCTCTTTTTTTATGGTTTTGTCGCTATCTTCTCCAGCCTTTCCTTCACACTTTTCAAATCCCTGTAAAAATCCTCTCTTTTGCCCGGGTCTCTTAAAAGTGCTGCTGGATGGTATGTAGCCATAATCAAAAAATTACCTTTTTCAAACCACTTTCCCCTGTCTTGAGTGATTTTAAGGTCTTTGCCAAGAATATATTTCATAGCTGTTGCACCAAGACAGACAATTATTTTTGGAGAGATGAGTTTTATCTGGGCTCTCAAAAAAGGCAAGCAGTTTTGAGCCTCTACCTCTGTTGGCACGCGGTTGTTTGGGGGTCTACACTTTAAAATGTTGCAGATATAAAAATCTTTTTCTCTTGAAAGCTCCAGAGAAGTCAAAGCCAAGTCCAAAAACTTTCCTGCTCTTCCTACAAACGGTTTCCCTTGCTTGTCTTCTTCCTCGCCCGGTGCTTCGCCTACAAATACAAGCTTTGCGTTTTTGTTCCCATCACCCACCACAACGTTTGTGCGATTTTTGGAAATAGGGCATTTTTCACATGAAAGACACGCATTTTCAAGCTCTTCCCATGTCAGCATATCTTTTCACCACGTCTTTGAAGATTTCCAAAGCTTTATCTATGTGAGTTTTTTGAACAATCAAAGGTGGAGCAAATCTTATGACATTTCCACCTCCGCAACTGCTTGTCAAAAGCCCGGCTAGAGCTAACTCTTTTACAAGCTCTTTCACAGGGAAAGAAAACTCAACACCTATTAAAAGTCCCAAACCTCTGACATCCACAATAAAATCGAATTGTTCTTTTAGCTCAAGAAGCTTTTGTCTTAAATAATCCCCCATTTTGTTTACATTTTCAATTATATTTTCTTCTTCAATTATTCTCAACACCTCTAAAGCTGCTCTTGTTGCAAGCAAATTTCCACCAAAAGTTGAGCCGTGCTCACCTGGTTCAAATGTAGCAACCTCTTTTTTACAAAGCATAGCTCCAATCGGCACACCATTTCCAAGCCCTTTTGCAAGAGTAATTATGTCAGGTGTTATATCATACTGCTCAAAACAAAAAAGACTGCCGCACCTTCCAATACCTGTCTGGACCTCGTCAATTACAAACAAAAGCCCGTGTTCTTTGCAAAGGCTAAAAAGCTTTTGTACAAACTCTTTTGAAAGAACCTTTATTCCGCCTTCTGCCTGAACAAGTTCAATCATAACTGCTGCTGTTTTGTCGTCTATAGCATTTTTTATCTTTTCAATGTCTGCCTCAACGTTTATAAATCCTTCTGGCATTGGTTCAAAGGGCTTTTGATATTTCTTTTGGCCTGTTGCAGCAGTTGTTGCAAGTGTTCTTCCATGGAACGAATTTTCAAGTGTGATGATTTTGTATTTTGAAAGACCTTTTTTGAAAAAGTAGTTTCTTACAAGCTTTATTGCAGCCTCGTTAGCCTCAGCGCCAGAATTACAGAAAAATACTTTGTCAAATTTAGAAACTTTAGCAAGTCTTTTTGCCAAAAGTGCTTGAGGTTCAATGTAAAACAGGCTTGATGTGTGTATAAGCTTTTCAATCTGGTCTTTCAAGGCAGCAACAAATTTTGGGTGGCTGTGCCCCAAATTGCACACAGAAATTCCAGAGATAAAATCAAGGTATTCTTTGTTTTGGCTGTCATAAAGAACGCATCCTTCTCCTCTTTCAAAAGCAAGTGGTATTCGACTGCCAAACACGTTGACATAGTACTGTGAATCATAAGAGATTATTTCATCTATTTTCATAATTTTAGCCCCTCACTTAAAAGTTTTTAATAATTATACATCAACATTTATATTTATTCAACCTCAGCTGACTTTTTGCCTTTGAAGATTTTATAGACAACATAACCCACAATTGCAGCAATTATTAAGGCTAATATAAGATAGTCGAAGCCTTTTAAATGCTCTTCAATTGACTTCCAATTATCGCCAAGCTTTTTTCCGAGATAGACAAAAACCAGAGACCAAGGAAATGACCCAAGGACGGTGTAGATACAAAACTTTACAAAGTTCATCTTTGCAATACCAGCAGGAAGCGAGATGAATGTTCTTATAACAGGCAGAAGCCTGCTCACAAATATAGTAATTTCTCCCTTTTTCTGAAAGAATTTTTCTGCCCTCTCAAAATCGTGCTTTGATATAAAAAAGTATTTACCGTATTTGAGTATAAATGGCCTTCCGCCAAAGTACCCTACTACATAGGCTATTACAGAGCCAGCTAAACAACCCAAGGTTGCAACAATGGTCATGGAAAGTACACTTCCAATTCCTTTGTATACGAGGTACCCGCCAAGCGGCAGGATGACCTCAGAGGGTATTGGAATGCAGGCAGACTCAAGCGTCATTCCTATGAATATACCTAAATGACCAAACTGAGAGAGGTATTCAGCAATTGATATAAATATCTGTTTTATAAACTCCATTTTTTCTTCCTCCAGAATTC
This window encodes:
- a CDS encoding prepilin-type N-terminal cleavage/methylation domain-containing protein, translating into MKQSGFTLIEVIVVVAIIYILLIPIGNLLQQILNANIKTEKNFELAKVLNKTIEEVVHFLKDINPSFVGQNSVNVKDNNGNVVYRIIYEVSNYDNFEVTQDVYNYREELKKVDLEILDKNNNNIKSLTYFIRVNQ
- a CDS encoding tapirin, whose translation is MKNFIRSSSKGSALIIVIVFFTVLLLLVAGTMELALTSLIHSKETINKTQTSTAADSAMEYILFYISKAIAQAKRLTYAQFFDSTGRLIYTGDSFENDYLNTFNSYIADFFENRGNRIGIDMKLADNSSVQVSNVSELILLARQSCEYISNISFSRSGNSYILEVEALDSTTKTKRVERCVFTIPSPFEKVEIVSNSSSPDTLLPYLLAWDSNIFDFTTYGLFSSDKIIFNNNITVTTRNMYSSSDITLRSDNNRPGDYTIKADNIIVKNGSFIFGGNNKVVVNNLMYTKNGITFNGNNNRLESNSLLFSDGTISLSGKDEIVANALFCDTLDIRNGSSNLVTINEFAYFNKLNIWTDKMVLKSNSKLFGGDIEIRNDGILSADVGTVVYANNLDIIGSSATIDAPDTVLYCNNLKIDGEVKLNVKKIVCSGTITISNLNSGTNIRVSDKIECRSIPQNIPSGIRNLFVQNPNVNFQIPYPTIPAIIEEIKKNTFPTNWIRLDNIVEDKKDINGANYYSLVSTGQNSNDINEIFNKNKPNNPHSNVQIFVITKSGINVPPDQNHLDGVLIANGSLQFNGGNLNIEYVRMPQPLIDYLLSKNIIKIENVQPPVISNPTVTFLPRDVNLFIIARHFVVK
- a CDS encoding uracil-DNA glycosylase — its product is MLTWEELENACLSCEKCPISKNRTNVVVGDGNKNAKLVFVGEAPGEEEDKQGKPFVGRAGKFLDLALTSLELSREKDFYICNILKCRPPNNRVPTEVEAQNCLPFLRAQIKLISPKIIVCLGATAMKYILGKDLKITQDRGKWFEKGNFLIMATYHPAALLRDPGKREDFYRDLKSVKERLEKIATKP
- a CDS encoding aspartate aminotransferase family protein; protein product: MKIDEIISYDSQYYVNVFGSRIPLAFERGEGCVLYDSQNKEYLDFISGISVCNLGHSHPKFVAALKDQIEKLIHTSSLFYIEPQALLAKRLAKVSKFDKVFFCNSGAEANEAAIKLVRNYFFKKGLSKYKIITLENSFHGRTLATTAATGQKKYQKPFEPMPEGFINVEADIEKIKNAIDDKTAAVMIELVQAEGGIKVLSKEFVQKLFSLCKEHGLLFVIDEVQTGIGRCGSLFCFEQYDITPDIITLAKGLGNGVPIGAMLCKKEVATFEPGEHGSTFGGNLLATRAALEVLRIIEEENIIENVNKMGDYLRQKLLELKEQFDFIVDVRGLGLLIGVEFSFPVKELVKELALAGLLTSSCGGGNVIRFAPPLIVQKTHIDKALEIFKDVVKRYADMGRA
- a CDS encoding DedA family protein; this translates as MEFIKQIFISIAEYLSQFGHLGIFIGMTLESACIPIPSEVILPLGGYLVYKGIGSVLSMTIVATLGCLAGSVIAYVVGYFGGRPFILKYGKYFFISKHDFERAEKFFQKKGEITIFVSRLLPVIRTFISLPAGIAKMNFVKFCIYTVLGSFPWSLVFVYLGKKLGDNWKSIEEHLKGFDYLILALIIAAIVGYVVYKIFKGKKSAEVE